A stretch of Cupriavidus necator DNA encodes these proteins:
- a CDS encoding UDP-2,3-diacylglucosamine diphosphatase, which yields MVQAIRSARGYLSKTAQLTQWLRRSPDSDSAAPLTAFMAPALDAALAPQREQQQTYPPEPHPIQRYRAIWLSDIHLGTPGCQANYLLDFLKHNESDQLYLVGDIIDGWQLRRGWYWPQSHNDVVQKLLRKARKGTEVIYVPGNHDEAARQFDGMAFGDITVREEAVHVTASGRRLWVVHGDLFDGVVQHARWLAYLGDSLYTVILALNRHFNRLRARLGFPYWSLSQFLKHQVKNAVNYIGAFESAMVDEARRRGCDGVVCGHIHKAEIREVNGQLYCNDGDWVESLSALVETMEGELKIVYWTTLLDAPAPATRRRRRAAVAG from the coding sequence ATGGTGCAAGCAATCCGATCTGCCCGCGGGTATTTGTCGAAGACCGCGCAACTGACGCAATGGCTGCGCCGCAGCCCTGACAGCGACAGCGCCGCGCCGCTGACCGCCTTCATGGCGCCGGCCCTGGATGCCGCGCTGGCACCCCAGCGCGAACAGCAGCAGACCTACCCGCCCGAGCCGCACCCGATCCAGCGCTACCGCGCCATCTGGCTGTCGGACATCCACCTGGGCACGCCCGGCTGCCAGGCCAACTACCTGCTGGACTTCCTCAAGCACAACGAATCCGACCAGCTCTACCTGGTCGGCGACATCATCGACGGCTGGCAGCTGCGCCGCGGCTGGTACTGGCCGCAAAGCCACAACGACGTGGTGCAGAAGCTGCTGCGCAAGGCGCGCAAGGGCACTGAAGTGATCTACGTTCCCGGCAACCACGACGAGGCCGCGCGCCAGTTCGACGGCATGGCCTTCGGCGACATCACCGTGCGCGAAGAGGCGGTGCATGTCACCGCCTCCGGGCGCCGGCTGTGGGTGGTGCACGGCGACCTGTTCGACGGCGTGGTGCAGCACGCGCGCTGGCTGGCCTACCTCGGCGATTCGCTGTACACGGTGATCCTGGCGCTGAACCGCCACTTCAACCGGCTGCGCGCGCGCCTGGGCTTCCCGTACTGGTCGCTGTCGCAGTTCCTCAAGCACCAGGTCAAGAACGCGGTCAACTACATCGGCGCGTTCGAGAGCGCGATGGTCGATGAAGCGCGCCGCCGCGGCTGCGATGGCGTGGTCTGCGGCCATATCCACAAGGCCGAGATCCGCGAGGTCAATGGCCAGCTCTACTGCAACGACGGCGACTGGGTCGAAAGCCTGTCGGCACTGGTCGAGACCATGGAAGGCGAGCTGAAGATCGTCTACTGGACCACGCTGCTGGACGCGCCGGCCCCGGCCACGCGCCGCCGTCGCCGCGCCGCCGTGGCGGGCTGA
- a CDS encoding glycosyltransferase family 4 protein — protein sequence MKILIVTDAWEPQVNGVVRTLKSTRRELEAMGHTVDMITPLEFRTVPCPTYPEIRLSLFPAARVQRRIEAFAPDALHIATEGPLGLAARRHALRRRLPFTTAYHTRFPEYVQARFGIPLAWTYRFLRWFHGQAQAVMAPTPVVLDDLRRNGITNAVLWTRGVDLDVFTLQRPNVLNTAHPIFLYVGRVAVEKNVEAFLALDLPGSKWVVGDGPALPALRARYPGANYLGVLSQPELARVYASADVFVFPSRTDTFGLVLLEALASGLPVAAYPVTGPIDVLGDSPAGAMHEDLREACLEALRIDRATARAHAERFSWRAASEQFLAHLRPFAAGKPGRDSAAAQPAPQNHAQTPSGTAVRPASAEAAAGSPER from the coding sequence ATGAAGATCCTGATCGTCACCGATGCCTGGGAACCGCAGGTCAACGGCGTGGTGCGCACGCTCAAGTCCACGCGCCGCGAACTCGAGGCCATGGGCCACACGGTCGACATGATCACGCCGCTGGAATTCCGCACCGTGCCGTGCCCGACCTACCCCGAGATCCGCCTGTCGCTGTTCCCGGCGGCGCGCGTGCAGCGCCGCATCGAGGCCTTCGCTCCGGATGCCTTGCATATCGCCACCGAAGGGCCGCTGGGCCTGGCCGCGCGGCGCCACGCGCTCCGCCGCCGGCTGCCCTTCACCACCGCCTACCACACGCGCTTTCCGGAATACGTGCAGGCGCGCTTCGGTATCCCGCTGGCATGGACGTACCGCTTCCTGCGCTGGTTCCACGGCCAGGCCCAGGCGGTGATGGCGCCCACCCCGGTGGTGCTGGACGACCTGCGGCGCAATGGCATCACCAACGCCGTGCTGTGGACGCGCGGCGTGGACCTGGACGTGTTCACGCTGCAGCGCCCCAACGTGCTCAACACCGCCCACCCGATCTTCCTGTACGTGGGCCGCGTGGCGGTGGAAAAGAACGTCGAGGCCTTCCTGGCGCTGGACCTGCCCGGCTCCAAGTGGGTGGTCGGCGACGGCCCGGCGCTGCCGGCGCTGCGCGCGCGCTATCCGGGCGCCAACTACCTGGGCGTGCTGAGCCAGCCCGAGCTGGCCCGGGTGTATGCTTCGGCTGATGTGTTCGTGTTCCCGAGCCGTACCGACACCTTCGGGCTGGTGCTGCTGGAAGCGCTGGCCAGCGGGCTGCCCGTGGCCGCCTATCCGGTCACCGGCCCGATCGATGTGCTGGGCGACAGCCCCGCCGGCGCGATGCACGAAGACCTGCGCGAAGCCTGCCTGGAAGCGCTGCGCATCGACCGCGCCACGGCACGTGCCCACGCCGAGCGGTTCTCGTGGCGCGCCGCCTCCGAGCAGTTCCTGGCCCATCTTCGGCCGTTCGCTGCCGGCAAGCCAGGCCGCGACAGCGCAGCGGCCCAACCCGCCCCGCAAAACCATGCCCAAACCCCATCCGGAACTGCCGTCCGACCCGCCTCTGCAGAGGCCGCCGCAGGCAGTCCAGAGCGCTGA
- a CDS encoding diacylglycerol kinase: protein MPKPHPELPSDPPLQRPPQAVQSADYSIEQNPHKANRGLTRAWHAAINSLSGLRYAVLEESAFRQELTLVAILAPWAFLLPVDVVERILLLGTLLVVLIVELLNSSVEAAIDRISLERHSLSKRAKDFGSAAVMLALVLCGGTWVAIAGPHVVRWVRTLAG, encoded by the coding sequence ATGCCCAAACCCCATCCGGAACTGCCGTCCGACCCGCCTCTGCAGAGGCCGCCGCAGGCAGTCCAGAGCGCTGACTATTCGATCGAGCAGAACCCCCACAAGGCCAACCGCGGCCTGACGCGCGCCTGGCATGCGGCCATCAATTCGCTGTCGGGGCTGCGCTATGCGGTGCTCGAGGAAAGCGCGTTCCGCCAGGAGCTGACGCTGGTGGCAATCCTGGCGCCGTGGGCATTCCTGCTGCCGGTGGACGTGGTCGAGCGCATCCTGCTGCTGGGCACGCTGCTGGTGGTGCTGATCGTCGAGTTGCTCAATTCCAGCGTCGAGGCGGCAATCGACCGCATTTCGCTGGAGCGGCACAGCCTGTCCAAGCGTGCCAAGGATTTCGGCAGCGCCGCGGTAATGCTGGCGCTGGTGCTGTGCGGCGGCACCTGGGTCGCCATCGCCGGGCCGCACGTGGTGCGCTGGGTGCGGACGCTGGCGGGCTGA
- a CDS encoding TetR/AcrR family transcriptional regulator, producing MEPKPQTGPRRTRDRILDVSLRLFNEVGEPNVTTTTIAEAMEISPGNLYYHFRNKDDIINSIFVRFEQEMERRLKMPDDHKATLDESWGYLQYMSEFLWNYRFLYRDINDLLARNRMLETNFKRIVEQKKRFAHEICRQFIDDGEMEATPEQVEAICTNMVVIATYWLSFQFVQHPRQYNDPEQIRGYLHGSSYHIFSILAPYLRGRARDAFDQLARDYAAAKAAADAAKEAK from the coding sequence ATGGAACCGAAACCGCAAACCGGCCCCCGCCGCACCAGGGACCGCATCCTCGACGTCTCGCTGCGCCTGTTCAACGAAGTCGGCGAACCCAACGTCACCACCACGACGATTGCGGAAGCCATGGAGATCAGCCCCGGCAATCTCTACTACCACTTCCGCAACAAGGACGACATCATCAACTCCATCTTCGTGCGCTTCGAGCAGGAGATGGAGCGGCGCCTGAAGATGCCGGACGACCACAAGGCCACGCTGGACGAAAGCTGGGGCTACCTGCAGTACATGTCCGAGTTCCTGTGGAACTACCGCTTCCTGTACCGCGACATCAACGACCTGCTGGCGCGCAACCGGATGCTGGAGACCAACTTCAAGCGCATCGTCGAGCAGAAGAAGCGCTTTGCGCACGAGATCTGCCGCCAGTTCATCGACGACGGCGAGATGGAAGCCACGCCCGAGCAGGTCGAGGCCATCTGCACCAACATGGTGGTGATCGCCACCTACTGGCTGTCGTTCCAGTTCGTGCAGCATCCGCGCCAGTACAACGACCCCGAGCAGATTCGCGGCTACCTGCACGGATCGAGCTACCACATCTTCTCGATCCTGGCGCCCTACCTGCGCGGCCGGGCCCGGGACGCATTCGACCAGCTGGCGCGCGACTACGCGGCAGCCAAGGCCGCAGCCGACGCGGCAAAGGAAGCAAAGTGA
- a CDS encoding TIGR00730 family Rossman fold protein, with protein MKSVCVYCGSSPGNRPEYAEGARLLGRTLAESGLALVYGGGKVGLMGIVADAVMEHGGSAIGIIPDALMQKEVGHRGLTELHVVRNMHERKQMMADRADAFIAMPGGVGTFEELFETFTWLQLGYHDKPVGLLNVNGFYDGLLGFLAHAVREGFMKQVHADLLHVADTPAGLLGQLGQLAAAPRVRVDKWQQARDKT; from the coding sequence GTGAAATCGGTCTGCGTGTATTGCGGCTCCAGCCCCGGCAACCGTCCCGAATACGCCGAAGGCGCGCGCCTGCTAGGCCGCACGCTGGCCGAAAGCGGCCTGGCGCTGGTGTACGGCGGCGGCAAGGTGGGCCTGATGGGCATCGTCGCCGACGCCGTGATGGAACATGGCGGCAGCGCCATCGGCATCATCCCCGACGCGCTGATGCAGAAGGAAGTGGGCCACCGCGGCCTGACCGAGCTGCACGTGGTGCGCAACATGCACGAGCGCAAGCAGATGATGGCGGACCGTGCCGACGCCTTTATCGCCATGCCGGGCGGCGTGGGCACCTTCGAAGAGCTGTTCGAGACCTTCACCTGGCTGCAGCTGGGCTACCACGACAAGCCGGTGGGCCTGCTGAATGTCAACGGGTTCTACGACGGCCTGCTGGGTTTCCTTGCGCACGCAGTGCGGGAAGGCTTCATGAAGCAGGTGCATGCCGACCTGCTGCATGTGGCAGACACGCCCGCCGGCCTGCTGGGCCAGCTGGGCCAGCTGGCGGCCGCTCCGCGCGTGCGCGTCGACAAGTGGCAACAGGCGCGCGACAAGACCTGA
- a CDS encoding DUF924 family protein, whose protein sequence is MTDQLPEDAVRLLDFWFGQPGSAAWNTERPQWFTKSDAFDAQIRTNFLSDWQVACDGAPDDWSVTPEGACARVVLLDQFPRNMFRNDPRSFGSDTLALALARRIVATGMDRKLPTDYHRMFCYMPFEHSEALEDQDEAVRLMTQLREASGGVVDVVEWAEKHRAIIARFGRFPHRNAVLGRQSTEQELAFLRQPGSSF, encoded by the coding sequence ATGACAGACCAACTGCCTGAAGACGCCGTGCGTTTGCTCGATTTCTGGTTCGGCCAGCCCGGTTCTGCCGCCTGGAATACCGAGCGCCCGCAATGGTTCACCAAGTCGGACGCCTTCGATGCGCAGATCCGCACCAACTTCCTGTCCGACTGGCAGGTCGCCTGCGACGGGGCCCCGGACGACTGGTCGGTCACGCCCGAAGGCGCCTGCGCGCGCGTGGTGCTGCTGGACCAGTTCCCGCGCAACATGTTCCGCAACGATCCGCGCAGCTTCGGCAGCGATACGCTGGCGCTGGCACTGGCCAGGCGCATCGTCGCCACCGGCATGGACCGCAAGCTGCCGACGGACTACCACCGCATGTTCTGCTACATGCCGTTCGAGCATTCCGAGGCGCTGGAGGACCAGGACGAGGCAGTGCGTCTGATGACGCAGCTGCGCGAGGCCAGCGGCGGCGTGGTGGATGTGGTGGAGTGGGCCGAAAAGCACCGCGCGATCATCGCGCGCTTCGGCCGCTTCCCGCACCGCAATGCGGTGCTGGGCAGGCAGAGCACAGAGCAGGAACTGGCGTTCCTGCGGCAGCCGGGCTCGTCGTTCTGA
- a CDS encoding group II truncated hemoglobin, producing MSTESNDKPGTAEVTAFELVGGEARVRELVDRFYDLMDLETQFAGLRALHPPSLEGSRDKLFWFLCGWLGGPNHFIERFGHPRLRARHMPFEIGVSERDQWMRCMALAMQDIGLSEDLQLRLMQAFFQTADWMRNVAR from the coding sequence ATGAGTACTGAATCCAACGACAAGCCCGGCACGGCCGAGGTGACTGCATTTGAGCTGGTGGGCGGCGAAGCGCGCGTGCGCGAGCTGGTCGACCGCTTCTACGACCTGATGGACCTGGAGACCCAGTTCGCCGGGCTGCGCGCGCTGCACCCGCCCTCGCTGGAGGGCTCGCGCGACAAGCTGTTCTGGTTCCTGTGCGGCTGGCTGGGCGGTCCCAACCACTTTATCGAGCGCTTCGGCCACCCGCGCCTGCGCGCGCGCCATATGCCGTTCGAGATCGGCGTGAGCGAGCGCGACCAGTGGATGCGCTGCATGGCGCTGGCAATGCAGGACATCGGCCTGTCCGAAGACCTGCAGCTGCGCCTGATGCAGGCGTTCTTCCAGACCGCCGACTGGATGCGCAACGTGGCGCGCTGA
- a CDS encoding ABC transporter permease — protein MPPESAIEAPATAANPAGTRPAHGGRFSAWRQALRMARRDWIAGELYLLLFALVLAVAALTSVGFMADRMRLGLERDARQMIASDVLLVADQPFDAAFAQRAQAAGLAVAQTVTFPSMATANGKAPAGGDAPSQLAALKAVTDGYPLRGKLKVASAAGAPDAPAEGIPAPGTVWVDEALLGALGVAVGDTLQLGSRSFRIDRIITQELDRGTGFMNFAPRVLMPLSDLDSTGLIGWGSRVTYRLLVAGPDAAGAAFQKWAQDEIGRRKLRNTRVESLESGQPQMRATLDRAERFLSLVAVLSSMIAAVAIAMSARRYMQRHTDACAVYKCLGLSRGQILRAFGLEFLLVGAAGALAGVLLGYLAHYGLLLSLGGLLRVSLPQPSLLPALVGVLAGLVLLAGFALPPLLALARVAPLRVLRRDIGLPPVSAWVAYALGLGAFVALLLVAARDLRLGLTTAGGFVAAGVVFAVLALGLLTLLSRLLRGRLRGRAAMGWRFALAVLERRRAVTVLQTVALAVGLMALLLLGMTRNDLVDSWRQATPADAPNRFIINIQPDQREPLRQMLAGAGINDLLYPMVRGRLTHIGERAIRGDSFEDGRARNLVEREFNLSYTDALPEGNRVIAGRWSNGPDAGASVEEGIAKTLGIRLGDTLRFDVAGQAVQARVTSLRKLDWGSMRVNFFVILPPQAMQGLPETYITSFHLPPASTALGNRLIAAFPNITVVNTDLILRQIQDILDQVIAAVEFLFVFTLAAGVTVLYAALSGARDERMRDAGLLKALGASAALVRQTQYAEFLVVGGLAGFLASLGAIAVGWGLSQFVFDFPYRFNAWIVPVGVVSGMLCAFAGGWLGLREVLRQPALATLRDA, from the coding sequence ATGCCTCCCGAGTCCGCCATCGAAGCCCCGGCCACGGCCGCCAACCCCGCCGGCACGCGCCCCGCGCATGGCGGTCGCTTCTCCGCCTGGCGCCAGGCGCTGCGCATGGCGCGGCGCGACTGGATTGCCGGCGAGCTCTACCTGCTGCTGTTTGCGCTGGTGCTGGCCGTGGCCGCGCTGACCAGCGTGGGCTTCATGGCCGACCGCATGCGGCTGGGCCTGGAGCGCGACGCGCGCCAGATGATCGCGTCCGACGTACTGCTGGTGGCTGACCAGCCTTTCGATGCCGCCTTCGCGCAGCGTGCGCAAGCGGCGGGGCTGGCCGTGGCCCAGACCGTCACCTTCCCGAGCATGGCGACTGCCAACGGCAAGGCGCCGGCCGGCGGCGACGCGCCCAGCCAGCTGGCCGCGCTCAAGGCGGTGACCGACGGCTATCCGCTGCGGGGCAAGCTCAAGGTGGCCAGTGCGGCGGGGGCGCCGGATGCGCCCGCCGAAGGCATTCCCGCGCCGGGCACGGTATGGGTCGACGAGGCGCTGCTGGGCGCCCTGGGGGTTGCCGTGGGCGACACCCTGCAACTGGGCAGCCGCAGCTTCCGCATCGACCGCATCATCACGCAGGAGCTTGATCGCGGCACCGGCTTCATGAACTTCGCGCCGCGCGTGCTGATGCCGCTGTCGGACCTGGACAGCACCGGGCTGATCGGCTGGGGCAGCCGCGTGACCTACCGGCTGCTGGTGGCCGGCCCCGACGCCGCCGGCGCTGCCTTCCAGAAATGGGCGCAGGACGAGATCGGACGCCGCAAGCTGCGCAATACCCGGGTCGAGTCGCTGGAGTCGGGCCAGCCGCAGATGCGTGCCACGCTGGACCGCGCCGAGCGCTTCCTGTCGCTGGTGGCGGTGCTGTCGTCGATGATCGCGGCGGTGGCCATCGCCATGTCGGCGCGCCGCTATATGCAGCGCCACACCGATGCCTGCGCGGTCTACAAGTGCCTGGGGCTGTCGCGCGGGCAGATCCTGCGCGCCTTCGGCCTGGAGTTCCTGCTGGTGGGGGCCGCGGGCGCGCTCGCCGGGGTGCTGCTCGGGTACCTGGCGCACTATGGCCTGCTGCTGTCGCTGGGCGGGCTGCTGCGGGTGTCGCTGCCGCAGCCGTCGCTGCTGCCGGCACTGGTGGGCGTGCTGGCGGGGCTGGTGCTGCTGGCCGGGTTCGCGCTGCCGCCGCTGCTGGCGCTGGCACGGGTGGCGCCGCTGCGGGTGCTGCGCCGCGATATCGGGTTGCCGCCGGTGTCGGCCTGGGTGGCCTATGCACTGGGCCTGGGCGCCTTTGTCGCGCTGCTGCTGGTGGCGGCGCGCGACCTGCGGCTGGGGCTGACCACCGCGGGCGGCTTTGTCGCCGCGGGCGTGGTCTTCGCGGTGCTGGCGCTGGGGCTGCTGACGCTGCTGTCGCGCCTGCTGCGCGGGCGCCTGCGCGGGCGCGCGGCGATGGGCTGGCGCTTTGCGCTGGCAGTGCTGGAACGCCGCCGCGCGGTCACGGTGCTGCAGACCGTGGCGCTGGCGGTGGGGCTGATGGCGCTGCTGCTGCTCGGCATGACCCGCAACGACCTGGTCGATTCGTGGCGCCAGGCCACGCCGGCCGACGCGCCCAACCGCTTCATCATCAATATCCAGCCGGACCAGCGCGAACCGTTGCGCCAGATGCTGGCCGGCGCCGGCATCAACGACCTGCTCTACCCGATGGTGCGCGGGCGCCTGACCCATATCGGCGAGCGCGCCATCCGCGGCGACAGCTTCGAGGACGGGCGCGCGCGCAACCTGGTCGAGCGCGAATTCAACCTGTCCTATACCGATGCGCTGCCCGAGGGCAACCGCGTGATTGCCGGGCGCTGGTCCAACGGCCCGGACGCCGGCGCCTCGGTGGAAGAGGGCATCGCCAAGACGCTGGGCATCCGGCTTGGCGACACGCTGCGTTTTGACGTGGCCGGCCAGGCGGTGCAGGCCCGCGTGACCTCGCTGCGCAAGCTGGACTGGGGCTCGATGCGGGTCAATTTCTTCGTGATCCTGCCGCCGCAGGCGATGCAGGGGCTGCCCGAGACCTACATCACGTCGTTCCACCTGCCGCCCGCCAGCACGGCGCTGGGCAACCGGCTGATCGCGGCCTTCCCCAACATCACCGTGGTCAATACCGACCTGATCCTGCGCCAGATCCAGGACATCCTGGACCAGGTGATCGCGGCGGTGGAGTTCCTCTTCGTGTTCACGCTGGCCGCCGGCGTGACCGTGCTGTACGCGGCGCTGTCCGGCGCGCGTGACGAGCGCATGCGCGACGCGGGCCTGCTCAAGGCGCTGGGCGCCTCGGCCGCGCTGGTGCGCCAGACCCAGTACGCCGAGTTCCTGGTGGTGGGCGGCCTGGCCGGATTCCTGGCCAGCCTGGGCGCGATCGCGGTGGGCTGGGGCCTGTCGCAGTTCGTCTTCGATTTCCCGTACCGCTTCAATGCCTGGATCGTGCCGGTGGGCGTGGTTTCTGGCATGCTGTGCGCTTTTGCCGGCGGCTGGCTGGGCCTGCGCGAAGTGCTGCGCCAGCCCGCGCTGGCGACCTTGCGTGATGCCTGA
- a CDS encoding DUF4126 domain-containing protein — translation MLETAALAAGMSWASGFRLYLAVLAAGVLARLGWLDLPPGLQPLESWWVIGVAAVLAVAEFVADKVPAFDTVWDGIHTFIRIPAGAILAAAAFGQLDPQWMVAAGLIGGTLAGTAHAVKAGTRALINVSPEPFSNWTASFTEDLTATGSLLLAFFLPVVFLILLVVFLLVSVWLLPKLWRGVRRLHASLRGRTERPGTPR, via the coding sequence ATGCTGGAAACCGCCGCGCTGGCCGCGGGCATGTCCTGGGCCAGCGGCTTTCGCCTCTACCTTGCGGTGCTGGCCGCCGGCGTGCTGGCGCGCCTGGGCTGGCTGGACCTGCCGCCCGGGCTGCAGCCGCTGGAATCCTGGTGGGTCATCGGCGTGGCCGCCGTGCTGGCCGTGGCCGAATTCGTCGCCGACAAGGTGCCCGCGTTCGATACCGTCTGGGATGGCATCCATACCTTTATCCGCATTCCCGCCGGCGCGATCCTGGCCGCCGCCGCCTTCGGCCAGCTGGATCCGCAGTGGATGGTGGCGGCAGGGCTGATCGGCGGCACGCTGGCCGGCACCGCGCATGCGGTCAAGGCGGGCACGCGCGCGCTGATCAATGTGTCGCCGGAACCGTTCTCCAATTGGACGGCCTCATTCACTGAAGACCTGACCGCGACCGGCAGCCTGCTGCTGGCGTTCTTCCTGCCGGTGGTGTTCCTGATCTTGCTGGTGGTCTTCCTGCTGGTGTCGGTGTGGCTGCTGCCGAAATTGTGGCGCGGCGTGCGCCGGCTGCATGCGAGCCTGCGCGGCAGGACCGAGCGGCCTGGCACACCGCGCTAG
- a CDS encoding substrate-binding domain-containing protein has product MIFRFDLFPVIAPDDNPRANGKVFQLLKAVRETGSLHRAAREIGLSYRHAWGVMRTWEEMLGRSVLDMERGRGASLTRFGERLLRAELRLRESVDPVVQKAMADFIAELDDAQQPQSQVHFTGSHDPAVEVLAAALGEAGTSLQLDTVFCGSVEGLICLQERQSELAGFYVSPVQTAGSVAHVTLRKWLRPAAVRLLRLAWREQGLILAPEVAREVHDLRDLARTQARFVNRQRSSGTRMLFDQLLAAQGLYPDQIAGYDETEFSNEKVAEAVHGGRAQVGFGLRMNAEAHGLAFVPLTREAYYLALRKNDQTAGWMAALLALLADPAFARRIETLPGYTMAEPAGILTPQEALPWFGPGGKEDA; this is encoded by the coding sequence ATGATCTTCCGCTTTGACCTGTTTCCGGTGATCGCGCCAGACGACAATCCGCGCGCGAATGGCAAGGTGTTCCAGCTGCTCAAGGCCGTGCGCGAAACCGGGTCGCTGCACCGCGCCGCGCGCGAGATCGGCTTGTCGTACCGCCATGCCTGGGGCGTGATGCGGACCTGGGAGGAAATGCTCGGGCGCAGCGTGCTCGATATGGAGCGCGGCCGCGGTGCCTCGCTGACCCGCTTCGGCGAACGCCTGCTGCGCGCCGAGCTGCGCCTGCGCGAATCGGTCGACCCGGTGGTGCAGAAGGCCATGGCGGACTTCATTGCCGAGCTGGACGATGCCCAGCAGCCGCAGTCGCAGGTGCATTTCACCGGCAGCCATGACCCGGCGGTGGAGGTGCTGGCCGCCGCACTGGGCGAGGCAGGAACCTCGCTGCAGCTCGATACGGTGTTTTGCGGTAGCGTGGAGGGGCTGATTTGCCTGCAGGAGCGGCAGTCGGAACTGGCCGGCTTCTATGTCTCGCCGGTGCAGACCGCGGGCTCGGTCGCGCATGTGACGCTGCGCAAGTGGCTGCGGCCGGCCGCGGTGCGGCTGCTGCGGCTGGCTTGGCGCGAGCAGGGCCTGATCCTGGCGCCGGAGGTGGCGCGCGAGGTGCATGACCTGCGCGACCTGGCGCGCACCCAGGCGCGCTTCGTCAACCGGCAGCGCAGTTCGGGCACGCGCATGCTGTTCGACCAGCTGCTGGCCGCGCAGGGCCTGTACCCCGACCAGATCGCCGGCTACGACGAGACCGAGTTCAGCAACGAGAAGGTGGCCGAGGCCGTGCACGGCGGCCGCGCGCAGGTGGGCTTCGGGCTGCGCATGAATGCCGAGGCCCATGGGCTGGCCTTTGTGCCGTTGACGCGCGAGGCCTACTACCTGGCGCTGCGCAAGAACGACCAGACCGCCGGCTGGATGGCAGCACTGCTGGCGCTGCTGGCCGACCCGGCCTTTGCCCGGCGCATCGAAACGCTGCCCGGCTACACCATGGCCGAGCCGGCCGGCATCCTGACCCCGCAGGAGGCGTTGCCGTGGTTCGGGCCGGGCGGCAAGGAGGACGCCTGA
- a CDS encoding substrate-binding domain-containing protein, with amino-acid sequence MSPRLAQRLRRPARHLVAMACAGLLSAAHAGELKLATTTSTENSGLLKYLLPRFEQKAGVTVKVIAVGSGKAMKMGEMGDVDVLLVHARKVEDAFVAAGYGVNRRDVMYNDFIVVGPASDPAGVKGGKDVLAGFRKLAGSSSKFISRGDNSGTDVMEKDYWKQLGIEPKGQPWYVNAGLGMGEVLTMAAQMPAYTLSDRATYGAYRAKTGLAIAIEGDPKMFNPYGIIAVNPARHAGINHTDAIKLVEWITSKEGQDAIAGYKVEGEQLFFPSYKAK; translated from the coding sequence ATGTCGCCTCGCCTTGCCCAACGCCTGCGCCGCCCAGCGCGCCATCTCGTTGCGATGGCCTGCGCAGGCCTGCTGTCGGCGGCCCATGCCGGGGAACTGAAGCTGGCCACCACCACCAGCACCGAGAACTCGGGCCTGCTGAAATACCTGCTGCCGCGCTTCGAGCAAAAGGCGGGCGTCACCGTGAAGGTGATCGCGGTCGGCTCGGGCAAGGCCATGAAGATGGGCGAGATGGGCGACGTCGACGTGCTGCTGGTGCACGCGCGCAAGGTGGAAGACGCCTTTGTCGCGGCCGGCTACGGCGTGAACCGCCGCGACGTGATGTACAACGACTTCATCGTGGTCGGCCCGGCCAGCGACCCGGCAGGCGTCAAGGGCGGCAAGGACGTGCTGGCGGGGTTCCGCAAGCTCGCCGGCAGCAGCAGCAAGTTCATCTCGCGCGGCGACAACTCCGGCACCGACGTGATGGAGAAGGACTACTGGAAGCAGCTCGGCATCGAGCCCAAGGGCCAGCCGTGGTACGTCAACGCCGGCCTGGGCATGGGCGAGGTGCTGACCATGGCCGCGCAGATGCCGGCCTATACGCTGTCGGACCGCGCCACCTACGGCGCCTATCGCGCCAAGACCGGCCTGGCCATCGCCATCGAAGGCGATCCGAAGATGTTCAACCCGTACGGAATCATCGCGGTCAACCCCGCCAGGCATGCGGGTATCAACCACACGGATGCGATCAAGCTGGTGGAGTGGATCACGTCAAAGGAAGGACAGGACGCGATTGCCGGGTACAAGGTGGAAGGCGAGCAGTTGTTCTTCCCGAGCTACAAGGCAAAGTAA